A DNA window from Acetobacter aceti NBRC 14818 contains the following coding sequences:
- a CDS encoding lysophospholipid acyltransferase family protein: protein MRVIRSALFRIYIVVISVLMGWAAMPVRLFWPRYAMPYAKLWARFYLAGGRFWCGIHTHIEGLEKLPKDKPFIIASQHQSAFDTLVWMNLVSKPTYVMKEELLKVPFVGPMLKLTGMIPVQRAGGSKAMRGLLKETERAAADGRQMIIFPEGTRMAYGETVPLKPGIVAMARHTGLPVYPVATNSGLCWPNRGFLKRAGTISVVIGDPVQAKGRGEMLQAIERAWQNAQPRLNA from the coding sequence ATGCGCGTGATCCGTTCTGCTCTGTTCCGGATCTATATCGTCGTCATTTCTGTTCTGATGGGGTGGGCGGCCATGCCGGTCCGGCTTTTCTGGCCGCGTTATGCAATGCCTTACGCCAAACTCTGGGCGCGATTCTATCTGGCGGGTGGACGTTTCTGGTGCGGTATCCATACGCATATTGAAGGGCTGGAAAAGCTCCCGAAGGACAAGCCGTTCATCATTGCCTCGCAACACCAGTCGGCTTTTGACACGCTGGTCTGGATGAATCTTGTGTCCAAACCGACCTATGTCATGAAGGAAGAGTTGCTGAAAGTGCCCTTCGTCGGGCCGATGCTGAAGCTTACGGGCATGATCCCCGTTCAGCGTGCGGGCGGAAGCAAGGCGATGCGGGGGCTGTTGAAGGAAACGGAACGGGCGGCTGCCGATGGTCGGCAGATGATCATTTTCCCCGAGGGCACGCGCATGGCTTACGGAGAGACCGTTCCTCTCAAGCCGGGAATCGTCGCCATGGCGCGCCATACTGGCCTGCCGGTTTATCCCGTTGCCACCAATTCCGGTCTGTGCTGGCCGAACCGGGGTTTCCTCAAGCGGGCCGGAACCATCTCGGTCGTCATTGGAGATCCGGTTCAGGCCAAGGGGCGCGGAGAGATGCTTCAGGCCATTGAACGGGCCTGGCAGAACGCGCAGCCGCGTCTGAACGCTTGA